GTGACTAAATAATCCTtagaaataggaaggaaaaacTATTGTTACTTATTCCAATCCAATTCATATAAATACAGATTCCCTCATCAAAACAACTTCTATATTCACCTTTACATTCAGActcttgttttaaatatttattgtggaaATGTTCTCACATACTCATATACTTAGAGAATGGTATCATGAACCCACGTCTCCTATATCCGTGTTTGGCAATTTTCAACCAGTGGCCAGTTGTCATTCTTTTCAACTCCCATAATCTGATTCTGCATCAccaaaattaagagaaaatccAATGCAAAATATCTAGTCATGCCCTAAACTAAACACTAATGCATTTGAGCCCATACCCTGCTGTTCTCTCTACCTTGGCCTGTTGATAATTTAGCCACCCCATCTCtgcccttctttttattttattttttcttttagttctgtgGCTCTGACGGATTGACTCTGAAGGAGACATCCCATTAAGGGTCAGTGCTGCTTGCAACCAAGTCAAAGGGAGGAGACAGGACAACAGCACCTCCTGCCCTGCCTCTTTGCTTCCAGTCACAGACCATGATGGCTGTGGGTGAGGCCCTGGTGCATATGAGGATCACTCTCCTGAAACTCTGCCTGAGCATCTTGCTCTTCCTTTCTGGATGGGCCCAGATTGGGCACTCTCAACACCATAGCCTCCCAGAAGTAGTGATACCCTTGAGGATAACTGGCACCCATAGGGTCATGAGACCCCCTGACTGGATCTCCTACAGTCTGTACTTTGGAGGCGAGAAACACATTGTCCACATGAAGGCCAAGAAACTTCTGGTGTCCAAACCCTTCTCTGTGTTCACCTACACAGATCAGGGTGCTCTGCTCGAGGACCACCCTTTTGTCCAGAGTGACTGCTACTATGACGGCTTTGTGGAAGGGGACCCAGAATCCCTAGTTTCTCTTAGCACCTGTTTGGGGGGCTTTCAAGGAATGCTAGAGATCCATGACATTGTTTATGAAATCAAACCCAAAAGACTTTCTGCCACATTTGAACATCTGGTTTATAAGATGCAGAGAGAGAAGACACAATTCGCACCCATGAGATGTGGACTAACAGAAGAAGAACTAGCACGACAACTGAAGCTCCAAAGGCGTGATAATTCCATTCTGAGGCAAAGTGGCTATAAAGGGTGGTGGACCCACAAATGGTTTCTAGAAACAGTTTTGGTTGTAGACTATAAGCGATTCCTTTATAAGAAAAGTAATGTCTCACTTGTATTAGAGGACGTATTTGTCATTGTCAATCATATACATTCCCTTTTAAGTCCATTGGATGTTGATTTGTTTATACTTGGAATTGAGGTCTGGAATGAAAAGAATCTTCTCAATGTCACTAATGACATGGTTCAAGTCCTGGAACTGTTTTGCGACTGGAAGGTAGCCAGTCTAAATTCTCGCATAAAAAATGATATTGCACATTTTCTGGCACACCAAACTTTTGATAGGTATATTGGCTTAGCCTATGTTGGAACTGTTTGTATACCTCCTTATAATTGTGGAATTGAGAGTTTCCTGGGAGATAAATTGTATGATATTTCACTTGTCATAACACATGAAATGGGTCATAATCTGGGTATGCATCATGATGCACCAGAATGTAAATGCGAGCATCGTGTTTGTATCATGCATGCATCAGAAATGGAAGGCTATAGATTCAGCAATTGCAGTTATGCTCAAATGTGGAGTACCTTTCCAGTTCTGAATTGTATGCACAATGCACCAAACCAAGCAGACATCATCAGGTGGACAGTCTGTGGGAATGGTGTGGTTGAAAGAGGAGAGGAATGTGACTGTGGATCCCCAACTTTGTGTTCAAACCATCCATGTTGTTCGGAAAACTGCACTCTGAAATTTGGGGCTGAATGTGCCTCTGGGCTTTGTTTTGAAGACTGCCTTCTCTTGCCACCAGGTAAAGTGTGTAGAGAAAATGTCAGTGAGTGTGATCTTCCAGAGTGGTGCAATGGCACCTCACCTGAGTGTCCAGAAGATGTGTATGTGCAGGATGGGGTCCGTTGCATGGGCGGTGGCTACTGCCATGAGAAGAGATGCAATGCACGTGATGAACAGTGCAGACAGATCTTTGGCAAAGAATCCAGGAGTGCACAGGAGAGTTGCTACACAGAAATGAACAGCCGAGGTGACCGCTTTGGTAACTGTGGTCTCGTTGGTGAAAACTATGTGAAGTGTAATAAATCAGATTTCCTCTGTGGAAGAGTTCAGTGTGAGAATGTGAAAGAAATTCCCTTTTTGAGAAGTCACACTACTGTGCATTGGATTGACTTCAATGGTGTGACCTGCTGGGGTACCGACTATCATTTGGGGATGACTGTACCAGATATTGGTGATGTGAAAGATGGCACAGAGTGTGGTGCTGAACATGTGTGCATCCGCCAGAAGTGTGTCTCTATGTCGCTGTGGACAAGTGATTGTTCGCCAGAGACCTGTGATAGGAAAGGGATCTGCAACAACAAACATCACTGCCATTGTGACCCTAACTGGGAGCCCCCTTACTGTATAAAAATAGGCCATGGAGGGAGTGTTGACAGTGGCCCACCTCCTGGGAAAACAGTGCAAGAgtggatgaagaagaagaaaggtcctttttttttatttccgtttttggttttgtttatgaGTTTGTTACTTTTGCTTGTAAAGATGCACAAAGCACCACCTAGGAAAAAAGAGAAACGTGTCCAACCTTCACCTGAGAAGAAAGAGTTGGGTGATCAAACTTCACCCGAGGTGGAACAGCTGAGGGATCACACTTCACCTGAGATGGAACAGCTGAGTGATCACACCTCACTTGAGATGGAACAGCTGAGTGATTAAACTTTACCTGAGATGCAGTAGCTGGGTGCTCATACTTCACTTTCACCTGAGAGAGAAGAACTCAATGTTTGAACTTTTACatgagaaagaagataaaatttcttgcaatttcagaaaataatccCAATCCTCAATGAAATTTACCATCCATTAAATTTTAGTATCCTGGCAGTAGAAATGTTATTGCAAATGTTAGAAACCACTGGCAGAAAGTTTCAGAGGACATTGCTTCAGGATCATAAACTTTCgctttttaatatatgtaattcCTACCTCATTCTCCCTTTTCATTATTTCAAGTAattttagtgtgttttttttcttcatattgactctactggggattgaattcagaacCTTGTCCtcactaggcaagcattctaccaccaaattcaccccacatcatggtttatttttcatggaaaataGTTCTTTGTGTTTCTTGAGCCAAAGGCCTACTGTATGGATGGATCGTGTGTGGTGTGTACTCAGCTTCTCTCAATTGCAAACCATCTTCCTTTTTCAGTCTTCCCTGTCACAGGGAGAGAGGAAACTCACAAATCACACCTCATTGCAGTCCTCCCTAGCACTTTCTGCCCTTGGGGGAGTCACAGGGAGACTGGATATCTATGGGAACTGCTTACAGTTTGTATCAGCATCACTTCGGTTAGAGTTTTTATCTAGGCAGCAGCAGTAGCTTTCAGTCTACATGTAATTCCTATGTATATTTAGTAACTTCCAGAAGCACAAGTATCATCAGCCCAGGACAGAGAAAAGGTATCAAACAACATACCCTCAGAATCTTGGGTCCTGGTTCTCTAGGCTCCCTGCCAGATTCCAGAGGTTCAGCACCAAGCTGGCTGTACCTGTTCTCAGAGGTTGGGGTCCTAGAACCATGGAACCTACTCCAAAGCTTGGGGTTTGAACATCCTCAACCTCTTCCTGTTGATCTCCACTCGTAATGGTGACAGCTATGCCTTCTACTTAGTAACTTGTGGTTATCTCAGGAGTGTGGTATCTTATTTTGCGACTGAATTCTGAGGGCTATAAAACTTACCTTGGTATGATGGTGGATACAGAAAGGAGTCAGATATCAgaagatttgaattttttccaCAATGCCCTTTACTCTCTTGAGAATATGTTTTAAACTTAGGGAGAATGTCTTTGTAATCTCTAAACAGGACCAAAGCACTTGCCTCTCAACTCCTTCACAactttgattataaaaatagaatgaaaaaagatatttacaatTGTATGTAGGATGTGATAAGTCTTGTTAAAGTATATTTTCTCTGGGGAAAAAGACATAGAGATCTCTAATTAAACCTTAAAAACCATACTTCGAGGTCATTAGAAAGCTGGGAGGCAAGGAGAACTCAATGAACTAAATTTTCCAACTGGAACACAATTGTGAAGTGAGTTGAGTATCGACAGGCATTCTTTTCTCTGGAGAACTAGTGGATGCTGGATGTGAATAGAGGAGGAGGTTTGGCCCCATTGGAGGACAGGAACTCTGCTGAGAAGCAGATGAACTCCAGTCCTCTTAGTTACTTCTCAGGCCTGCATTCATAAAGTAGACATTTGGGGGACTTCCACTGGTAATCATTTTCCCCAAAGTCTCTTCTGCATTGTGAGATGTTGGTGAGCTACTCTGAAATTTCTAAAAGGCATATTTTCCTAAATCCATGTTACATTTTGTACACAAGACACAGTGAAGTGGCTTGTCTCAAGCACATTCAGTTTCTCCATAAAGACACTTACTGAATTCTGGCCTTTCATTTCACAGAAGGCTGAAGACCTAGATTATGAATCTTTAGATGGTAGACATTAGTCCCCGTAATCCTTCAAAGCTGAGCAGTTAGTGTCATGTACACTCCCAAGTGAAAGTCGAGCAGGCCCATATCTGAGCAGTGCCCCATAAGTAAAGATTAATCCAAGATTTATTGAAAACTCGCTTACCTCTGGTTTAGCTTAATCCATGATTGACTTAGGTAACCAGCCACTTAGTCCATCTTCCCAACATAGGAAATGGGAACTCTGTAGTGGAGCCACTTGGTGTTTCCATGTACATTTACCAGCTTATAACAAATATTTCTATACTGTTATGGTACAAATGTCTGTTCCAAAACTCATATTGAAATCTCATTGCCACTGTAATGGTATTGGGAGGTGAGTCTTTATGAGTGTTTAGGCAAGGCCATCATGACAGATTAAGGC
This portion of the Urocitellus parryii isolate mUroPar1 chromosome 14, mUroPar1.hap1, whole genome shotgun sequence genome encodes:
- the LOC113183217 gene encoding disintegrin and metalloproteinase domain-containing protein 25-like, encoding MAVGEALVHMRITLLKLCLSILLFLSGWAQIGHSQHHSLPEVVIPLRITGTHRVMRPPDWISYSLYFGGEKHIVHMKAKKLLVSKPFSVFTYTDQGALLEDHPFVQSDCYYDGFVEGDPESLVSLSTCLGGFQGMLEIHDIVYEIKPKRLSATFEHLVYKMQREKTQFAPMRCGLTEEELARQLKLQRRDNSILRQSGYKGWWTHKWFLETVLVVDYKRFLYKKSNVSLVLEDVFVIVNHIHSLLSPLDVDLFILGIEVWNEKNLLNVTNDMVQVLELFCDWKVASLNSRIKNDIAHFLAHQTFDRYIGLAYVGTVCIPPYNCGIESFLGDKLYDISLVITHEMGHNLGMHHDAPECKCEHRVCIMHASEMEGYRFSNCSYAQMWSTFPVLNCMHNAPNQADIIRWTVCGNGVVERGEECDCGSPTLCSNHPCCSENCTLKFGAECASGLCFEDCLLLPPGKVCRENVSECDLPEWCNGTSPECPEDVYVQDGVRCMGGGYCHEKRCNARDEQCRQIFGKESRSAQESCYTEMNSRGDRFGNCGLVGENYVKCNKSDFLCGRVQCENVKEIPFLRSHTTVHWIDFNGVTCWGTDYHLGMTVPDIGDVKDGTECGAEHVCIRQKCVSMSLWTSDCSPETCDRKGICNNKHHCHCDPNWEPPYCIKIGHGGSVDSGPPPGKTVQEWMKKKKGPFFLFPFLVLFMSLLLLLVKMHKAPPRKKEKRVQPSPEKKELGDQTSPEVEQLRDHTSPEMEQLSDHTSLEMEQLSD